Below is a genomic region from Candidatus Zixiibacteriota bacterium.
TTCACCGGGGTTGGCACCAAAAAAATCATGGCCAAATACGCCAAACTCAAAGTCGTCGGCTAAGTTATTCCCGATCAATCTCCTATCCGATTTATTTCGCGTCGCCACCTTTTGCTTAAACTGTCTGAACGCCTGTCCGATAATATATGTATATACCTGTCGCCTGAAATTCCGACAGCAGGCGCCTATTCGACTTGGGACAAAAAGCAGCATAGAAAGGGCAACGAATGGACTCCCCCGGTCCCGGAGAAATCATTTCCGGAATAAGCGAAATCGGCAGTCTCCCGCAAACACTTGCGGCTGTCCTCGAAATAATCAATAATCCGGCCGCCGGCGCCGACCAAATCGCTGATGTTATTTCCAAAGACGTGTCGTTGACCGCCCGGGTTTTGAAAATGGTCAACTCGGCTCAGTACAGCCGCCGCCGGAAAGTCTCCCGTGTCACCGAGGCGGTGGTAGTGATGGGACTTAACAGCATCAAAATGCTCACCCTGAGCAGTTCGGTGTTCAGTATGATGCCCGATAACGAATTCTCCGGCCGGTGCGATATCAAACGGATCTGGCGCCACCTTATTGAGGTTGCCGCCGGGGCCCGAAGTATCGCCCGGGAAATCAACTACCCGGAACCTGAGGAGGCTTTTGTCGCCGGTATTCTTCATGATATGGGAATTATCATCATGTTACTGTATTTCCGTGATCGTTATCTTGACCTGATCGATAGGGCCGCCGCCGAGAAAACCCCGCTCTGGAAAATAGAACAGCAAACTCTCGGATTCACCCACGGTGATCTCGGAGCGGAAATGATTGACACCTGGAAATTACCGGTGCGTCTTTCTCACGCCGCCCGCGGCCACCATCAGGTGGATGAATCCGGCCTCGAACCGGAAGCCACCCGCCTGAACAATATGGTGGCGCTGGCCGACCGTCTGACTCTGGGTCCGTTTAATGATTACTACCCCGACGTTGAAGAAAATATCCGGTTAATAAGTGAATATCAGAAACATCTCGGGCTGGAAAGTGAAACCGTTAATCGCATACGAAAAGAATCACTTCAGCAGTCGATTACGCTGGCGGAATATCTTGATCTCGATGTTGGCGATGTTATCGATATAATAACTGCCGCCAACAAGCAATTGGCCGAAATCTATTTTTCGCTCGAACAATTATATATTAGAGAGTATGAGGCGCGCCGGCTCAATGTCGAAATCGCGGCCGAAATTTCGTAAAAACATCAAATTAATTGTCCGGCAACATATTGTGACCGATACGGCCAATCCATCGGTTTCCGCCGCCTAATCCCTAAAGGTGTTAATATCAAAGGCGGTCAACCGATATATCATATAGAAATTGAGGAGATAATATGACACCGGGAACACCCAGAGAAATCATCGAAGGAATCCACGAACTCGGCAGCTTGCCGCAATCGCTGTCGGCGGTTTTAAAAGTCGTCAATAACCCCCACGCCGGAGCTAAAGAAATCGCCGAGGTTATCTCCCGGGATATCTCCCTGACCACCCGCCTCCTGAAAATGGTCAACTCCAGTCACTACATGCGTAAAGGCCGGGTAACCAAGGTTTCCGAAGCCGTTATTGTCATGGGTCTGGAATCGATCAAAACCCTCATCCTTGGCAGTACCATTTTTGGCATGACCCCCGATGAGGAACTGCTGAAAATGATGGATATCCGGCGTATCTGGCGCCATCTGCTTGAAGTGGCCCAGAATGCCCGTATCATCGCCGAATTGATCGGTTACCGCGAGCCGGAAGAGGCCTTTGTGACCGGTATTCTCCACGATGTCGGGATTGTAATTCTCCTGTTGCATTTTAAAAAGGATTATGCCGAACTGGTCGCCAAGGCGCGCCGCAACCGCCAGGAATTGGTGGTGGTCGAGCAGGATACCCTGGGGTATAACCATGCTGAGATCGGGGCCGAATTGATTACCGCCTGGCGACTT
It encodes:
- a CDS encoding HDOD domain-containing protein — translated: MDSPGPGEIISGISEIGSLPQTLAAVLEIINNPAAGADQIADVISKDVSLTARVLKMVNSAQYSRRRKVSRVTEAVVVMGLNSIKMLTLSSSVFSMMPDNEFSGRCDIKRIWRHLIEVAAGARSIAREINYPEPEEAFVAGILHDMGIIIMLLYFRDRYLDLIDRAAAEKTPLWKIEQQTLGFTHGDLGAEMIDTWKLPVRLSHAARGHHQVDESGLEPEATRLNNMVALADRLTLGPFNDYYPDVEENIRLISEYQKHLGLESETVNRIRKESLQQSITLAEYLDLDVGDVIDIITAANKQLAEIYFSLEQLYIREYEARRLNVEIAAEIS
- a CDS encoding HDOD domain-containing protein, translated to MTPGTPREIIEGIHELGSLPQSLSAVLKVVNNPHAGAKEIAEVISRDISLTTRLLKMVNSSHYMRKGRVTKVSEAVIVMGLESIKTLILGSTIFGMTPDEELLKMMDIRRIWRHLLEVAQNARIIAELIGYREPEEAFVTGILHDVGIVILLLHFKKDYAELVAKARRNRQELVVVEQDTLGYNHAEIGAELITAWRLPKSLAYAVRNHHNSEDTSTNPTEEKLCDIVSLADRLAVGSLEIFQTDIARLAREIKSMARNLKLDHTETGKIRRDSLSRSLEMAAYLELDVGDVIEIISDANAYLADLYFGLEQTYLEMQGYYENTEVSRASEKTVTG